A genome region from Fibrobacter sp. UWP2 includes the following:
- the hflX gene encoding GTPase HflX: protein MQNPVEHKKQKERCILVGISTPKVRPWLASEQLAELGRLAKTAGAEVVQSFLQRVQNFSPATLIGEGKVNEVKRALEENDAKMVVFDDDLSGSQVRNLEQRMPGIKVLDRTGLILDIFAKHAVTAESRLMVEVAQLQYMMPRLTGAWTHLCRQHNGGIGTKGPGETQLETDRRMIRKRIQELKKKLEKIEDARESQAENRNDIFHVGIVGYTNAGKSTLTNRLTGADVYVEDKLFATLDSTTRKLYLDGENIILSDTVGFIRKLPHNLIETFKSTLGVAAHADCILEVVDGSAPDYREHLEVTHKTLDGIISKSTPRLRVFNKVEVVDEARRTELLQNYPEAIQVSARENIGMERLKAAFKEQLALWHKRREAEAAHIKEQAEAPWPEPQESPQTEM from the coding sequence GACCGCCGGCGCCGAGGTGGTGCAGAGTTTTTTGCAACGGGTGCAGAACTTTAGCCCGGCCACGCTCATTGGCGAGGGCAAGGTGAACGAGGTCAAGCGCGCTCTCGAAGAGAACGACGCCAAGATGGTGGTCTTTGACGACGACCTCAGCGGCTCGCAGGTGCGCAACCTGGAGCAGCGCATGCCAGGAATCAAGGTGTTGGACCGCACGGGGCTCATCCTCGACATTTTTGCAAAGCACGCGGTGACGGCGGAGAGCCGCCTGATGGTGGAAGTCGCGCAGTTGCAATACATGATGCCCCGCCTCACCGGCGCGTGGACGCACTTGTGCCGCCAGCACAACGGAGGCATTGGCACCAAGGGCCCAGGCGAAACGCAGCTCGAGACCGACCGCCGCATGATCCGCAAGCGCATTCAGGAACTCAAAAAGAAACTCGAGAAAATCGAGGACGCCCGCGAGAGCCAGGCCGAAAACAGGAACGACATTTTCCACGTGGGCATCGTGGGCTACACCAACGCGGGCAAGTCCACGCTCACGAACCGCCTCACCGGCGCCGACGTGTATGTAGAAGACAAGCTCTTCGCCACCCTCGACAGCACCACGCGCAAGCTCTACCTCGACGGAGAGAACATCATCCTCTCCGACACCGTCGGGTTCATCCGCAAGCTGCCCCACAACCTTATAGAGACGTTCAAAAGCACGCTGGGCGTCGCCGCCCATGCCGACTGCATTTTGGAAGTCGTGGACGGGAGCGCCCCCGACTACCGAGAGCATTTGGAAGTCACGCACAAGACTCTCGATGGCATCATCAGCAAAAGCACGCCGCGCCTCCGTGTGTTTAACAAAGTCGAGGTGGTGGACGAGGCGCGCCGTACCGAACTTTTGCAAAACTACCCCGAGGCAATCCAGGTGAGCGCCCGCGAGAACATTGGCATGGAGCGCCTCAAGGCGGCCTTCAAGGAGCAACTCGCCCTGTGGCACAAGAGGCGCGAAGCCGAGGCCGCACACATCAAGGAACAGGCCGAGGCTCCATGGCCCGAACCGCAAGAGTCGCCGCAAACCGAGATGTAA
- a CDS encoding TIGR02171 family protein, giving the protein MPYFFALAFALFLASCSNSTDSYEEPADALVLETDSLKAVDSLSTPDSLSLPDSLSLPDSLNTRDSLNSPDSLCTQDSLDTTQNMVQTDTSTRGMVLFSATSQKVQIGTNEKSAKVNERPAATVNFTYDYYMDRHEVTCETYNDVMKDYGAAAQLECAGDSLPAVNVTYFDAVLYANARSKRAGRDTAYHYTKLSFNSKGHCIGMEGFAFDPAKKAFRLPTEAEWSFAAQSNWAPANSWNAGNSGYKLHKVCTAPVPPDKSDSSICDMAGNALEWVNDWMGALRDTSITNYVGTTDGGTLGERILKGGSFRNSPQAMHIYSRGDIYTVAGSLAADYVGFRLAYGAIPDAQWMSRKGPAKTSSLHVIASSEAVQGKTTSSRAKLAFRNDETGNLAFVDFGSSATVVEIDDTLEVYHPDISPDGRRVAFCTGLEGISGKSAVYVRDLSVGGGNLIKLDVPNAAIPRWRVLENGDTAIAFVTDAGNNKDMGYFATTATWQVKISGGIFGIPEKLFMGAYHGGISNEGDFAITGARLLIAHKERIYNSMIPLDTIWYNGEQACNASLSHDGTKRSLFLDFGGKTGRKFTGINYGTHEMLLVVDSLGKLIQGVPAPAGHSFDHTEWALGKVKGKDLVVSTIVDINGNHNKVQLLDMVDSSRLDLVGGGEVWHPSLWLGVINIENTAWDLDSAGDYSNPDNSVSHLFHEKMPMMWDMRDSVEVVAFGNSRTYTGFDPKSIELPSMNFSVIPCEMHCINYLFKNYIVKHYHRLKYIVVGLDFDTWHIQDPNESILTATMGSKGFEYDKNHKFWPNGIDDDFLKLVHQKRNESSEEIQAVSGYVAHEFFIGWYNATTGEVSIVLDSTWSDKEFIWQTNLIALKDLIATAGKKGVKVIGVTYPISPKYKETGSYGKFGLRRSHALQIMDSVKVYQENYGNFRLMDEEDAPKLVEISATKKKKVVSNL; this is encoded by the coding sequence ATGCCGTACTTTTTTGCCCTGGCATTTGCCCTGTTCCTTGCGTCTTGCTCCAACTCCACCGACTCCTACGAGGAACCGGCGGACGCCCTCGTTTTGGAAACCGATTCCCTCAAAGCAGTTGATTCCTTGAGCACCCCGGATTCCTTGAGCTTGCCGGATTCATTGAGCTTGCCAGATTCCTTGAACACGCGGGATTCCTTGAACTCGCCAGATTCCTTGTGCACGCAGGATTCGCTCGACACAACGCAAAACATGGTACAAACCGACACCTCTACCAGGGGGATGGTCCTTTTTAGCGCCACCTCCCAAAAAGTGCAGATCGGTACCAACGAAAAAAGTGCCAAGGTAAACGAACGCCCCGCCGCCACGGTGAACTTCACCTACGACTACTACATGGACCGCCACGAGGTCACGTGCGAAACCTACAACGACGTGATGAAAGACTACGGTGCCGCAGCACAATTGGAATGCGCCGGCGACAGTCTCCCCGCGGTGAACGTCACGTACTTTGACGCCGTGCTCTACGCCAACGCCCGCAGCAAGCGCGCCGGGCGCGACACCGCCTACCATTACACAAAACTCTCCTTCAACAGCAAAGGGCATTGCATTGGCATGGAGGGGTTCGCCTTTGACCCCGCCAAAAAGGCATTCCGCTTGCCGACCGAAGCCGAATGGTCTTTTGCCGCGCAAAGCAACTGGGCGCCCGCCAACAGCTGGAACGCCGGGAATTCCGGCTACAAGCTGCACAAGGTCTGCACCGCGCCCGTGCCCCCCGACAAGAGCGACAGCTCCATTTGCGACATGGCGGGAAACGCTCTGGAATGGGTCAACGACTGGATGGGCGCGCTCCGCGACACCAGCATCACGAACTACGTGGGCACAACCGACGGCGGCACGCTCGGCGAACGCATTTTAAAGGGCGGCAGTTTTAGGAACTCGCCCCAGGCAATGCACATTTACAGCCGTGGCGACATCTACACGGTCGCGGGCTCCCTCGCCGCCGACTACGTGGGCTTCCGCCTTGCCTACGGAGCAATCCCCGACGCACAATGGATGAGCCGCAAGGGCCCCGCAAAAACCTCCTCGTTGCACGTAATTGCCTCCTCCGAAGCGGTGCAGGGCAAAACGACCTCCTCCAGGGCAAAGCTCGCCTTCCGCAACGACGAAACGGGCAACCTCGCCTTTGTAGACTTTGGAAGCTCGGCAACCGTGGTCGAGATCGACGACACGCTGGAAGTCTACCACCCGGACATTTCGCCCGACGGTCGCAGGGTCGCCTTTTGCACAGGCCTAGAGGGCATCTCGGGCAAATCGGCCGTATACGTGCGCGACCTGAGCGTCGGGGGCGGCAACCTGATAAAGCTCGACGTGCCAAACGCCGCCATACCGCGCTGGCGCGTGCTCGAGAACGGCGACACGGCAATCGCGTTCGTCACCGACGCGGGCAACAACAAGGACATGGGCTATTTTGCCACCACCGCGACATGGCAGGTAAAAATCTCCGGCGGGATCTTTGGCATCCCCGAGAAGCTGTTCATGGGCGCCTACCACGGCGGCATTAGCAACGAGGGCGATTTTGCCATTACCGGGGCGCGCCTGCTCATTGCACACAAAGAGCGCATCTACAATTCGATGATCCCTCTCGACACCATTTGGTACAACGGCGAACAAGCCTGCAACGCGAGCCTATCGCACGATGGCACCAAACGCTCGCTGTTCCTCGATTTTGGCGGCAAGACCGGGCGCAAATTTACCGGCATAAACTACGGGACGCACGAAATGCTTTTGGTGGTCGACAGCCTAGGCAAACTGATCCAGGGCGTGCCCGCGCCAGCAGGCCACAGCTTTGACCACACCGAGTGGGCGTTGGGCAAGGTAAAAGGAAAGGACCTGGTCGTGTCAACAATTGTTGACATCAACGGCAACCACAACAAGGTGCAACTTTTAGACATGGTCGACAGCAGCCGCCTGGACCTGGTGGGCGGCGGCGAAGTTTGGCACCCCAGCCTTTGGCTAGGCGTCATCAACATCGAGAACACGGCTTGGGACCTGGACAGCGCCGGCGACTACAGCAATCCCGACAACTCCGTGTCCCACCTTTTCCACGAAAAAATGCCCATGATGTGGGACATGCGCGATTCCGTGGAGGTCGTGGCGTTTGGCAACTCGCGCACATACACCGGTTTTGACCCCAAGTCCATAGAGCTGCCCTCCATGAACTTCTCGGTGATTCCATGCGAAATGCACTGCATAAACTACCTGTTCAAAAACTACATTGTAAAGCATTACCACAGGCTCAAGTACATTGTGGTAGGGCTCGATTTTGACACGTGGCACATACAGGACCCCAATGAAAGCATTCTCACTGCCACCATGGGTTCCAAGGGGTTTGAATACGACAAGAACCACAAATTCTGGCCCAACGGGATTGACGACGATTTTTTAAAGCTCGTACACCAAAAGAGGAACGAGAGCAGCGAGGAAATTCAAGCGGTCAGCGGCTATGTAGCCCATGAATTTTTCATTGGCTGGTACAACGCCACTACCGGCGAGGTCTCAATCGTTCTAGACAGCACCTGGAGCGACAAGGAATTCATTTGGCAAACCAACTTGATTGCCCTCAAGGACCTGATTGCAACGGCGGGCAAAAAAGGAGTCAAGGTTATTGGCGTCACCTACCCCATAAGTCCCAAGTACAAAGAAACCGGCTCCTACGGCAAATTCGGCCTTCGCCGGAGCCACGCCCTGCAAATTATGGATTCCGTCAAGGTCTACCAAGAAAATTACGGCAACTTTAGGCTCATGGACGAGGAAGATGCCCCAAAGTTAGTTGAAATTTCTGCAACCAAAAAGAAAAAGGTGGTCTCCAACTTGTAA